A genomic segment from Colletotrichum higginsianum IMI 349063 chromosome 5, whole genome shotgun sequence encodes:
- a CDS encoding WD domain-containing protein, with product MAVRDGGVSYYPTNSLISKKSPKHYRIPVRSQCVFLAAHSSRARMRGMLTNPLTRHWQLRSLISAEKQNLVYFPGGAGSNHIQRLNTTTRECETVRFLSFSPRCLVSENGWVCCGGETGEFTAIQTDSAGDDDTNLDLSLNLEPDARLPLGLDSDSVRPEDNVLSLLSQSRRTNMSSRINKSVIAKSQKLARDRVNCITMWFPPAAGPMHHGAYAEPAAVLANNDKTVVLVGLRNFESQEKVEPLDVVTYPDYVNRAIISPDGRLLVAILDDPFLYIHHRVEATIDENGPFRSEDKMEYRWELCDKILLKSQRRDDGSDSRGSFAACFSNTGAYLAVGTQYGTISVFDVESLTDPDVADPLLTSFTSSRPMVGSGAVRDMAFCPGPYDLLAWTEDRGHIGVADLRSGFVQRQILDISATDDYDHITIIDRATIDPRLLEGRGEPNDTLSSILPDAAEIRRRRGDGPGGRHHMVRMPDETRVLEAMQEERRRSEQRDRISARMAEQGTQQSPMQFFGGMPPLGGRGTRIDAEILARARNGSAARREQTAPMRTTRERMAVEPSEPSDDANQNVSMAIGDLLGNIRDSRERAQERIRTAQRLILQSNSDRERMLDLANPYAPRRSANIRPGDTSEAAQRGTGGLRSLTSSGSGWADLEALYSLSFESNIQDLRQAVRDRGMDRERASILPLLNSVAIRDLEERNSRRRIVLEHGVHEAPPEPDNTAGISWSEDGRTLYVGAENGIYEFHVDVQGRKFHPSLTLR from the exons ATGGCTGTGAGAGATGGCGGCGTCTC ATACTACCCGACGAACAGCCTGATTTCCAAGAAATCACCGAAGCACTACCGCATCCCTGTTCGATCCCAGTGCGTCTTTCTCGCCGCCCACTCTTCGCGCGCTCGCATGCGAGGAATGCTCACTAATCCCCTCACCAGACACTGGCAACTGCGATCGCTCATCAGCGCTGAGAAGCAGAACCTCGTTTACTTTCCCGGGGGCGCTGGTAGCAACCACATCCAACGGCTTAACACTACAACCAGAGAATGCGAAACCGTCAGGTTTCTCTCCTTTTCGCCACGATGCCTAGTCTCCGAAAATGGCTGGGTGTGCTGTGGGGGAGAGACAGGCGAGTTCACGGCGATTCAGACAGAcagcgccggcgacgatgataCCAACCTTGACCTCTCACTTAATCTAGAACCCGACGCTCGACTGCCTCTCGGGCTTGACTCCGACTCTGTTCGACCCGAAGATAATGTCTTGTCCCTCCTCAGCCAATCGCGGCGGACGAATATGAGCAGCAGAATTAACAAGAGCGTCATTGCCAAGAGCCAGAAGCTGGCGCGCGACCGCGTCAACTGTATAACAATGTGGTTTCCGCCAGCCGCCGGTCCGATGCATCATGGTGCCTACGCCGAGCCTGCTGCTGTTCTTGCCAACAACGATAAGACGGTTGTCCTGGTTGGGTTGCGCAACTTTGAAAGCCAGGAGAAGGTCGAGCCGTTGGATGTCGTAACGTACCCGGATTATGTCAACCGCGCCATCATCTCACCCGATGGCCGTCTTCTAGTAGCAATCCTCGACGACCCGTTCTTGTACATCCACCACCGTGTGGAGGCAACCATTGACGAGAACGGTCCATTTAGGAGTGAGGACAAGATGGAGTATCGTTGGGAGCTATGCGACAAGATCCTACTCAAGAGCCAGCGCAGAGATGACGGATCCGACAGCAGAGGGAGTTTTGCAGCATGTTTCTCCAACACCGGGGCTTACCTGGCCGTGGGGACACAGTACGGCACCATCTCGGTGTTCGATGTCGAGAGCCTTACTGACCCTGATGTCGCCGATCCCTTGCTGACCTCCTTTACGTCATCGCGTCCGATGGTTGGATCTGGCGCTGTCCGTGATATGGCCTTCTGCCCCGGTCCGTACGATCTTCTGGCTTGGACCGAAGACCGCGGCCATATTGGCGTTGCAGATCTAAGAAGCGGCTTCGTGCAGCGTCAAATCCTAGACATTAGTGCGACGGACGACTACGATcacatcaccatcatcgatCGGGCCACGATCGACCCTCGACTGCTCGAGGGTCGCGGCGAACCAAATGACACACTCTCCTCGATCCTGCCAGACGCCGCTGAGAttcgtcggcggcgtggcgACGGTCCAGGCGGTCGCCACCATATGGTCCGTATGCCCGACGAGACGCGGGTGCTCGAGGCCATGCAAGAGGAGCGGAGGAGGAGTGAACAGAGAGACCGAATTTCAGCCCGAATGGCAGAGCAAGGGACACAGCAATCGCCCATGCAATTTTTTGGAGGGATGCCCCCCTTAGGAGGGAGAGGTACTCGTATCGACGCTGAGATCTTGGCGCGGGCACGGAACGGCAGCGCGGCACGTAGAGAACAGACTGCCCCGATGCGAACAACCCGAGAGCGGATGGCTGTCGAGCCCAGCGAGCCGAGCGACGACGCCAACCAGAACGTATCCATGGCCATTGGCGACCTCTTGGGCAACATCCGCGACTCGAGAGAACGAGCGCAAGAACGCATACGCACCGCTCAGCGGCTCATTCTGCAATCTAACAGCGACCGGGAGCGGATGCTGGACCTGGCGAATCCCTATGCACCAAGGCGTTCGGCAAACATACGGCCAGGTGACACTTCGGAGGCGGCACAGCGCGGAACAGGTGGCCTGCGCAGCCTGACGTCTTCCGGGAGTGGCTGGGCGGACCTCGAGGCGCTCTACAGCCTTTCGTTTGAGAGCAACATCCAGGATCTGCGGCAAGCCGTGAGGGACCGCGGCATGGATCGGGAACGCGCTTCGATACTGCCACTGCTCAACTCGGTTGCGATTCGTGATCTGGAAGAGCGCAACAGCCGTCGGCGCATCGTGCTCGAACACGGTGTGCATGAGGCTCCCCCTGAGCCCGATAACACCGCTGGTATCTCATGGAGCGAGGATGGCAGAACTTT GTACGTGGGAGCCGAAAACGGCATCTACGAGTTTCACGTTGATGTCCAGGGCCGCAAATTCCACCCCAGCTTGACGCTGCGGTAA